The proteins below are encoded in one region of Oncorhynchus kisutch isolate 150728-3 linkage group LG14, Okis_V2, whole genome shotgun sequence:
- the LOC109903454 gene encoding serine/threonine-protein kinase Sgk1 isoform X2 yields MKTGKKSFIAFIKERKIGLNDFISRLVSNPHMCQHSEVDFLKIDENQNEKLDNAELLNPMLLTSPRSSLTEELAIKPCDFDYLKIIGKGSFGKVLLARHRESNEYYAVKVLQKKIILKKKEQKHIMAERSVLMKNIKHPFLVGLHYSFQTTDKLYFVLDYVNGGELFYHLQRERVFLEPRARFYAAEIASALGYLHSLHIVYRDLKPENILLDSAGHIVLTDFGLCKEGLAPTGTTSTFCGTPEYLAPEVLQKQAYDRTVDWWCLGSVLYEMLYGLPPFYSRNTAEMYNNILNKPLVLKPNVSNAGRELLEGLLQKDRTKRLGVKDDFMELKFHTFFSPINWDDLMARNITPPYIPSVSGPTDLRHFDPEFTHLPVTSSLCNTDGLLVTSSIKEAAGAFPGFSYGPADSFM; encoded by the exons ATGAAGACTGGCAAGAAATCCTTCATAG CTTTCATCAAGGAGAGGAAAATTGGACTTAACGACTTCATATCGAGGCTGGTGTCAAACCCacatatgtgtcaaca CTCTGAAGTTGACTTCCTCAAGATCGATGAGAACCAGAATGAGAAGCTGGACAATGCTGAGCTCTTAAATCCG ATGCTACTGACCTCCCCCAGAAGCTCACTAACTGAAGAGCTGGCGATCAAACCATGTGATTTCGACTACCTGAAAATCATCGGCAAAGGGAGCTTTGGGAAGGTGCTGCTGGCTCGACACAGGGAGAGCAACGAGTATTACGCCGTCAAGGTTCTACAGAAGAAAATCATCCTGAAGAAGAAAGAA CAAAAGCATATAATGGCGGAACGAAGTGTCCTGATGAAGAATATCAAACATCCTTTCCTGGTGGGGCTGCACTATTCCTTCCAGACTACTGACAAGCTGTACTTTGTGCTTGACTACGTGAATGGAGGAGAGCTGTTCTatcatctacagagagagagggtgttccTAGAACCCAGAGCCAGGTTCTACGCTGCAGAGATCGCCAGTGCTCTGGGATACCTCCATTCCCTGCATATTGTTTACAG AGATCTGAAGCCTGAGAATATCCTGCTAGACTCTGCGGGCCACATCGTCCTGACAGACTTTGGCCTTTGCAAAGAGGGCCTTGCACCCACTGGGACCACCAGCACCTTCTGTGGAACCCCGGAGTACCTGGCCCCCGAGGTGCTGCAGAAGCAGGCATACGACCGAACCGTGGATTGGTGGTGCCTGGGATCCGTGCTTTACGAGATGCTCTATGGACTG CCCCCCTTCTACAGCCGCAACACAGCTGAGATGTACAACAATATCCTGAACAAGCCTCTCGTACTGAAGCCCAACGTGTCCAACGCAGGCAGAGAACTGTTGGAGGGGCTCCTGCAAAAGGACCGCACTAAGAGGCTGGGAGTGAAAGATGATTTT ATGGAACTGAAGTTCCACACCTTCTTTTCACCCATCAACTGGGATGACCTGATGGCAAGGAACATCACACCACCCTACATTCCCTCAGTG AGCGGGCCTACGGACCTCAGGCACTTTGACCCAGAGTTCACCCACCTCCCTGTGACCTCATCTCTGTGCAACACGGACGGCCTGCTGGTGACTAGCAGCATCAAGGAGGCAGCTGGAGCCTTCCCAGGCTTCTCCTATGGACCCGCTGACAGCTTCATGTGA
- the LOC109903454 gene encoding serine/threonine-protein kinase Sgk1 isoform X1 — protein MAVTKAPCDLSYCKMRGIVSVLTAFIKERKIGLNDFISRLVSNPHMCQHSEVDFLKIDENQNEKLDNAELLNPMLLTSPRSSLTEELAIKPCDFDYLKIIGKGSFGKVLLARHRESNEYYAVKVLQKKIILKKKEQKHIMAERSVLMKNIKHPFLVGLHYSFQTTDKLYFVLDYVNGGELFYHLQRERVFLEPRARFYAAEIASALGYLHSLHIVYRDLKPENILLDSAGHIVLTDFGLCKEGLAPTGTTSTFCGTPEYLAPEVLQKQAYDRTVDWWCLGSVLYEMLYGLPPFYSRNTAEMYNNILNKPLVLKPNVSNAGRELLEGLLQKDRTKRLGVKDDFMELKFHTFFSPINWDDLMARNITPPYIPSVSGPTDLRHFDPEFTHLPVTSSLCNTDGLLVTSSIKEAAGAFPGFSYGPADSFM, from the exons ATGGCTGTTACCAAGGCTCCATGTGACTTGTCCTATTGCAAAATGAGAGGAATTGTGTCAGTCCTCACTG CTTTCATCAAGGAGAGGAAAATTGGACTTAACGACTTCATATCGAGGCTGGTGTCAAACCCacatatgtgtcaaca CTCTGAAGTTGACTTCCTCAAGATCGATGAGAACCAGAATGAGAAGCTGGACAATGCTGAGCTCTTAAATCCG ATGCTACTGACCTCCCCCAGAAGCTCACTAACTGAAGAGCTGGCGATCAAACCATGTGATTTCGACTACCTGAAAATCATCGGCAAAGGGAGCTTTGGGAAGGTGCTGCTGGCTCGACACAGGGAGAGCAACGAGTATTACGCCGTCAAGGTTCTACAGAAGAAAATCATCCTGAAGAAGAAAGAA CAAAAGCATATAATGGCGGAACGAAGTGTCCTGATGAAGAATATCAAACATCCTTTCCTGGTGGGGCTGCACTATTCCTTCCAGACTACTGACAAGCTGTACTTTGTGCTTGACTACGTGAATGGAGGAGAGCTGTTCTatcatctacagagagagagggtgttccTAGAACCCAGAGCCAGGTTCTACGCTGCAGAGATCGCCAGTGCTCTGGGATACCTCCATTCCCTGCATATTGTTTACAG AGATCTGAAGCCTGAGAATATCCTGCTAGACTCTGCGGGCCACATCGTCCTGACAGACTTTGGCCTTTGCAAAGAGGGCCTTGCACCCACTGGGACCACCAGCACCTTCTGTGGAACCCCGGAGTACCTGGCCCCCGAGGTGCTGCAGAAGCAGGCATACGACCGAACCGTGGATTGGTGGTGCCTGGGATCCGTGCTTTACGAGATGCTCTATGGACTG CCCCCCTTCTACAGCCGCAACACAGCTGAGATGTACAACAATATCCTGAACAAGCCTCTCGTACTGAAGCCCAACGTGTCCAACGCAGGCAGAGAACTGTTGGAGGGGCTCCTGCAAAAGGACCGCACTAAGAGGCTGGGAGTGAAAGATGATTTT ATGGAACTGAAGTTCCACACCTTCTTTTCACCCATCAACTGGGATGACCTGATGGCAAGGAACATCACACCACCCTACATTCCCTCAGTG AGCGGGCCTACGGACCTCAGGCACTTTGACCCAGAGTTCACCCACCTCCCTGTGACCTCATCTCTGTGCAACACGGACGGCCTGCTGGTGACTAGCAGCATCAAGGAGGCAGCTGGAGCCTTCCCAGGCTTCTCCTATGGACCCGCTGACAGCTTCATGTGA